The following are encoded in a window of Phaseolus vulgaris cultivar G19833 chromosome 3, P. vulgaris v2.0, whole genome shotgun sequence genomic DNA:
- the LOC137806068 gene encoding probable metal-nicotianamine transporter YSL7 isoform X1 gives MEEEGKAKGEEAFRNTRVPPWTKQITVRSVVTSFVLSVVFNFIVCKLNFTTGIIPSLNVAAGLLGFALIKSYTTLLSNCGLLGEPFTRQENTVIQTFVVAASGIAFSSGMGSYLLGMSPYIGAQLNGGNTPINTKGLSLGWMFAFLFVVSFVGLFSIVPLRKLMILKYKLTYPSGTATALLVNSLHTPKGAKLAKKQVAVLFKSFSGSFVFGFFQWFFTAGDDCGFSSFPTFGLKAYSKMFYFDFSPTYVGVGMICPYVINASLLLGAVISWGILWPWIEHKKGIWYSADLPTSSLNGVQGYRIFTAIAMMLGDGLYHCIIMLLRVAYSLISQYIQKKESSSANHEDADQNTSDDLDSQLRTEYFSKDQIPSWVAFSGYIVLAVISIITVSHIFPQLKWYHVLITYLIAPVLAFCNAYGCGLTDWSLASNYGKVAIIIFSSWVGLENGGIIAGLASCGVMMSIVSTASDLMQDFKTGYLTLASPRSMFASQVLGTFTGCLVSPLMFWFFHKAYTLGDPQGSYPAPYGEVYRGMALLGAKGFSSLPQHCLQLAIIFFFSAMLINIVHDLLLHYETRYKLHRFVPNPMALAIPFYLGGYFAIDMCIGSLILFLWEKRNKQKANDFGPVLASGLICGDSLWSVPAAILSLAGVNPPICMKFLSSAMNKRVDTFLNGV, from the exons ATGGAAGAAGAGGGTAAGGCGAAGGGTGAAGAGGCATTCAGGAACACAAGGGTGCCACCATGGACGAAGCAAATCACAGTGAGATCAGTGGTGACAAGCTTTGTTCTGAGTGTGGTTTTCAACTTCATCGTGTGCAAACTGAACTTCACGACAGGGATCATTCCATCGCTGAATGTAGCTGCAGGGTTGTTGGGGTTTGCATTGATAAAGTCCTACACTACACTCCTCAGCAACTGTGGCCTTCTGGGAGAACCTTTCACACGTCAAGAGAACACTGTCATTCAGACCTTTGTTGTTGCAGCATCTGGAATTGCATTCAGca GTGGCATGGGAAGTTATCTACTTGGGATGAGCCCTTACATTGGTGCCCAACTTAATGGGGGAAACACACCAATCAATACAAAAGGCCTCTCCCTAGGTTGGATGTTTGCTTTCCTCTTTGTTGTTAGCTTTGTTGGCCTCTTCTCTATTGTGCCTTTAAGAAAG CTGATGATTTTGAAGTACAAACTGACATACCCCAGTGGAACTGCCACAGCTCTTCTTGTCAATAGCTTGCACACTCCAAAAGGAGCAAAGCTAGCAAA GAAACAAGTTGCTGTGCTCTTCAAAAGCTTCTCTGGAAGCTTTGTCTTTGGTTTTTTCCAGTGGTTCTTCACTGCAGGAGATGATTGTGGATTTAGCAGTTTTCCCACATTTGGTCTCAAAGCTTACAGTAAAAT GTTCTACTTTGATTTCTCACCTACCTATGTTGGAGTTGGAATGATTTGCCCTTATGTGATAAATGCATCATTGCTTCTTGGAGCTGTAATTTCATGGGGTATTCTGTGGCCCTGGATTGAGCACAAGAAAGGAATCTGGTATAGTGCAGATCTACCCACTAGCAGTCTGAATGGTGTCCAAGGATATAGG ATCTTCACAGCAATTGCCATGATGCTGGGGGATGGTCTTTATCATTGCATCATCATGCTACTGAGAGTTGCCTATAGTCTTATCTCCCAATACATTCAGAAAAAAGAGTCATCCTCTGCAAACCATGAAGATGCTGATCAAAACACAAGTGATGATCTTGATTCTCAACTTCGCACAGAGTATTTCTCGAAAGATCAGATACCCTCTTGGGTTGCTTTCAGTGGCTACATTGTTCTTGCAGTTATTTCCATCATAACTGTGTCACACATATTTCCTCAGCTGAAATGGTATCATGTGCTGATCACATACCTCATTGCTCCTGTTCTGGCCTTCTGCAATGCCTATGGATGTGGCCTCACTGATTGGTCCTTGGCATCAAACTATGGCAAAGTGGCCATCATAATATTCAGTTCCTGGGTTGGCCTTGAGAATGGAGGCATCATTGCAGGCCTTGCATCATGTGGTGTGATGATGAGCATTGTTTCAACAGCTTCTGATTTGATGCAAGACTTCAAAACTGGTTACCTCACCCTTGCATCTCCTAGGTCCATGTTTGCGAGCCAAGTTTTAGGTACTTTCACAGGGTGTCTTGTGTCCCCTTTGATGTTTTGGTTCTTCCACAAGGCCTACACACTTGGTGACCCTCAAGGCTCTTACCCTGCACCCTATGGAGAAGTGTACAGAGGAATGGCCCTTCTAGGAGCAAAGGGTTTCTCTTCTCTTCCACAACATTGTCTTCAACTAGCTATCATATTCTTCTTCTCAGCTATGCTTATAAACATAGTGCATGATTTGTTGCTGCATTATGAGACCAGGTACAAGTTACATAGGTTTGTTCCTAATCCTATGGCTTTGGCCATACCCTTCTATCTTGGTGGATACTTTGCCATTGACATGTGCATTGGGAGCTTGATTCTGTTTCTGTGGGAGAAAAGGAACAAACAGAAGGCAAATGATTTTGGTCCTGTTTTAGCATCTGGACTTATATGTGGTGATTCTTTGTGGAGTGTTCCTGCTGCTATACTGTCACTTGCTGGAGTTAACCCACCAATTTGCATGAAGTTCTTGTCTAGTGCCATGAATAAGAGGGTTGACACATTCTTGAATGGTGTTTGA
- the LOC137806068 gene encoding probable metal-nicotianamine transporter YSL7 isoform X2 has translation MGSYLLGMSPYIGAQLNGGNTPINTKGLSLGWMFAFLFVVSFVGLFSIVPLRKLMILKYKLTYPSGTATALLVNSLHTPKGAKLAKKQVAVLFKSFSGSFVFGFFQWFFTAGDDCGFSSFPTFGLKAYSKMFYFDFSPTYVGVGMICPYVINASLLLGAVISWGILWPWIEHKKGIWYSADLPTSSLNGVQGYRIFTAIAMMLGDGLYHCIIMLLRVAYSLISQYIQKKESSSANHEDADQNTSDDLDSQLRTEYFSKDQIPSWVAFSGYIVLAVISIITVSHIFPQLKWYHVLITYLIAPVLAFCNAYGCGLTDWSLASNYGKVAIIIFSSWVGLENGGIIAGLASCGVMMSIVSTASDLMQDFKTGYLTLASPRSMFASQVLGTFTGCLVSPLMFWFFHKAYTLGDPQGSYPAPYGEVYRGMALLGAKGFSSLPQHCLQLAIIFFFSAMLINIVHDLLLHYETRYKLHRFVPNPMALAIPFYLGGYFAIDMCIGSLILFLWEKRNKQKANDFGPVLASGLICGDSLWSVPAAILSLAGVNPPICMKFLSSAMNKRVDTFLNGV, from the exons ATGGGAAGTTATCTACTTGGGATGAGCCCTTACATTGGTGCCCAACTTAATGGGGGAAACACACCAATCAATACAAAAGGCCTCTCCCTAGGTTGGATGTTTGCTTTCCTCTTTGTTGTTAGCTTTGTTGGCCTCTTCTCTATTGTGCCTTTAAGAAAG CTGATGATTTTGAAGTACAAACTGACATACCCCAGTGGAACTGCCACAGCTCTTCTTGTCAATAGCTTGCACACTCCAAAAGGAGCAAAGCTAGCAAA GAAACAAGTTGCTGTGCTCTTCAAAAGCTTCTCTGGAAGCTTTGTCTTTGGTTTTTTCCAGTGGTTCTTCACTGCAGGAGATGATTGTGGATTTAGCAGTTTTCCCACATTTGGTCTCAAAGCTTACAGTAAAAT GTTCTACTTTGATTTCTCACCTACCTATGTTGGAGTTGGAATGATTTGCCCTTATGTGATAAATGCATCATTGCTTCTTGGAGCTGTAATTTCATGGGGTATTCTGTGGCCCTGGATTGAGCACAAGAAAGGAATCTGGTATAGTGCAGATCTACCCACTAGCAGTCTGAATGGTGTCCAAGGATATAGG ATCTTCACAGCAATTGCCATGATGCTGGGGGATGGTCTTTATCATTGCATCATCATGCTACTGAGAGTTGCCTATAGTCTTATCTCCCAATACATTCAGAAAAAAGAGTCATCCTCTGCAAACCATGAAGATGCTGATCAAAACACAAGTGATGATCTTGATTCTCAACTTCGCACAGAGTATTTCTCGAAAGATCAGATACCCTCTTGGGTTGCTTTCAGTGGCTACATTGTTCTTGCAGTTATTTCCATCATAACTGTGTCACACATATTTCCTCAGCTGAAATGGTATCATGTGCTGATCACATACCTCATTGCTCCTGTTCTGGCCTTCTGCAATGCCTATGGATGTGGCCTCACTGATTGGTCCTTGGCATCAAACTATGGCAAAGTGGCCATCATAATATTCAGTTCCTGGGTTGGCCTTGAGAATGGAGGCATCATTGCAGGCCTTGCATCATGTGGTGTGATGATGAGCATTGTTTCAACAGCTTCTGATTTGATGCAAGACTTCAAAACTGGTTACCTCACCCTTGCATCTCCTAGGTCCATGTTTGCGAGCCAAGTTTTAGGTACTTTCACAGGGTGTCTTGTGTCCCCTTTGATGTTTTGGTTCTTCCACAAGGCCTACACACTTGGTGACCCTCAAGGCTCTTACCCTGCACCCTATGGAGAAGTGTACAGAGGAATGGCCCTTCTAGGAGCAAAGGGTTTCTCTTCTCTTCCACAACATTGTCTTCAACTAGCTATCATATTCTTCTTCTCAGCTATGCTTATAAACATAGTGCATGATTTGTTGCTGCATTATGAGACCAGGTACAAGTTACATAGGTTTGTTCCTAATCCTATGGCTTTGGCCATACCCTTCTATCTTGGTGGATACTTTGCCATTGACATGTGCATTGGGAGCTTGATTCTGTTTCTGTGGGAGAAAAGGAACAAACAGAAGGCAAATGATTTTGGTCCTGTTTTAGCATCTGGACTTATATGTGGTGATTCTTTGTGGAGTGTTCCTGCTGCTATACTGTCACTTGCTGGAGTTAACCCACCAATTTGCATGAAGTTCTTGTCTAGTGCCATGAATAAGAGGGTTGACACATTCTTGAATGGTGTTTGA